A section of the Leptospira kobayashii genome encodes:
- the hpf gene encoding ribosome hibernation-promoting factor, HPF/YfiA family, with product MKINYTWKHLDRSEAAETYGNEKLERVTKYVGKVLSCDVSFETIHGEIHANLKLNADGNHFNAHNESKDIYACIDGLEDKILSQVGKHHDKKSSR from the coding sequence ATGAAAATTAATTACACTTGGAAACACCTAGACCGCTCCGAAGCTGCAGAAACATACGGCAATGAAAAGCTGGAACGTGTAACAAAATATGTTGGGAAGGTATTGTCATGCGACGTATCTTTCGAAACCATCCACGGAGAAATCCACGCCAACCTCAAACTCAACGCAGACGGAAACCATTTCAACGCTCATAACGAATCCAAGGATATTTATGCATGTATCGACGGATTGGAAGACAAAATTCTCTCTCAAGTGGGCAAACACCACGACAAAAAAAGCTCTCGCTAA
- a CDS encoding tetratricopeptide repeat protein, which produces MFQKSDEALHSLSLGEFEKAKSVYSVLLDKDPEDLEYISGYFVASFWDNRLDLVLRTREGRDRGNLLLEYFSLFEEESKKRNLDTTEPYHTCMRCVLEEAAQHLKLAYQWEGANALDSETLGDLAVCLIKIGDYKTALEIIQYSSGRNRFSPNLKFFLAESYCMTGKEKEGIETYRSAFLDDPNQFRMDLVSWPPLLSLIEEAKTLVKTEDELKEILPVLAWKSGLFATGKRESIEDIKSWQKEIARLSESAKKGSGYSFKIKCRIEQYAYFIIETAPQAIARDAVLFAQKILEEI; this is translated from the coding sequence ATGTTCCAAAAATCAGACGAGGCACTACATTCTCTCTCCCTCGGAGAGTTCGAAAAAGCAAAATCGGTTTATTCCGTACTTTTAGACAAAGATCCGGAAGATTTGGAATATATAAGCGGCTACTTCGTGGCAAGTTTCTGGGACAACCGACTGGACCTTGTTTTGCGAACCAGAGAGGGAAGAGACCGGGGGAATCTACTTCTCGAATATTTTTCCCTATTTGAAGAAGAATCTAAAAAAAGAAATCTGGATACTACAGAACCATACCACACCTGTATGAGGTGTGTTTTGGAAGAAGCAGCCCAACATTTGAAACTTGCCTACCAATGGGAAGGTGCCAATGCACTCGACTCGGAAACATTGGGAGATCTCGCGGTATGTCTTATCAAAATCGGAGACTACAAAACCGCTCTCGAAATCATCCAATATTCCAGCGGAAGAAACCGTTTTTCCCCGAATCTAAAGTTTTTCCTCGCGGAAAGTTACTGTATGACCGGTAAAGAGAAAGAAGGAATCGAAACATACAGATCCGCTTTTCTGGACGATCCCAATCAATTCCGAATGGATCTTGTTAGCTGGCCTCCCCTTTTGTCCCTCATCGAAGAAGCTAAAACCTTGGTAAAAACCGAAGATGAACTAAAGGAAATTCTGCCGGTTCTCGCTTGGAAAAGCGGTTTATTTGCGACGGGAAAAAGAGAAAGCATAGAAGATATCAAATCCTGGCAAAAAGAGATCGCAAGACTCAGTGAATCTGCAAAGAAAGGAAGCGGTTATAGTTTTAAAATCAAATGTAGAATCGAACAATACGCCTACTTTATTATAGAAACGGCACCGCAAGCAATTGCCAGGGATGCCGTTTTATTTGCGCAAAAAATTCTGGAAGAGATTTAA
- a CDS encoding RNA polymerase sigma factor encodes MPRPLEGKNMTLRDKEKILLQKIKSGDPTAYMTLVSPFRERLFRKAVSMVKDSDDAEDIVQEALISGYRSIQNFRAEAGVYTWLYRIVVNKSKDLLAKRKRGKEKPMDDSGDNQFVDDRMGYEKKLELSEESSYLMDKIGQLEDSYKQVLELRYFENLSYNEIAEIMETNVGTVKSRLFKAKEFLKHLILKDERGEGFFEK; translated from the coding sequence ATGCCACGTCCATTAGAAGGCAAAAATATGACCCTCCGGGATAAGGAAAAAATCCTTCTCCAAAAGATCAAATCGGGGGACCCTACCGCCTACATGACACTTGTTTCTCCTTTTCGGGAGAGGCTGTTCCGTAAGGCAGTTTCCATGGTCAAAGACTCCGATGATGCGGAAGATATCGTTCAGGAAGCATTGATTTCCGGCTATCGTTCGATTCAGAATTTTCGCGCAGAAGCAGGAGTTTATACCTGGCTTTACCGGATTGTAGTCAATAAGTCGAAGGATTTGCTCGCAAAACGCAAACGCGGCAAAGAAAAACCCATGGATGATTCCGGGGATAACCAATTTGTAGACGATCGAATGGGTTATGAAAAAAAATTAGAACTTTCTGAAGAGTCAAGTTATCTAATGGATAAGATTGGCCAGTTGGAAGATTCCTACAAACAAGTTTTAGAACTCCGTTATTTCGAAAATCTTTCCTACAACGAGATTGCCGAAATTATGGAAACGAATGTAGGAACAGTCAAAAGTCGTCTCTTTAAAGCGAAGGAGTTTCTAAAACACTTAATCCTCAAAGACGAAAGAGGAGAAGGGTTTTTTGAGAAGTAA
- the mutL gene encoding DNA mismatch repair endonuclease MutL: MGIIKTLSADLINQIAAGEVIESSHSILKELLENSIDAGAEKIEILTENAGLSKIIVSDDGHGISEEDLPLAVQRYATSKIQSFRDLENVYTFGFRGEALASIASVSHLTVDSGIGEGRTAFRVHVEDGKIKEKEMIPHFRGTKIEIRDLFYNTPVRRKFLKSEIGEEKKNRNRVQVTALAEPSIGFRYVQNGKEVLNVSKESHFERVLSVFGENLRDHLLPVRIERNGVVLEGWISHPDFYKSNRTGQYFYVNKRPVELKFSSQILKKCYGELLPSGAHPYAFLFFTIPPEHLDVNVHPQKKEVRFLSEETITGLLFQGIQNVLRSSTPVEFLEMRRRLSMPIPYERAEENRQSFGFATGAGESPGLGLPSTLPFRSHYSLEGVEPGINLFQLSDNPKKHNSFVPKKHYGIIFETFILAEAEDGLYIIDQHTAHERIRYEEVLRDLKQKAYKAQPLLTPIRIEMTKEEAEDALKHSESLEKLGILLEPFSGGTILVREVPSYIDPGKEQETILDFFERKADKDESELYDEMAKCVACRSAVKKGDQISDQIIAELLQRLSYCENPSLCPHGRPTLIKLTRYDLEKMFHRI, encoded by the coding sequence ATGGGCATAATCAAAACTCTTTCTGCGGACTTGATCAATCAGATCGCCGCAGGAGAAGTGATCGAATCCTCTCATTCCATCCTCAAAGAACTACTCGAAAATTCAATCGATGCAGGAGCAGAGAAAATTGAGATCCTCACGGAAAATGCGGGTCTCAGTAAAATCATAGTTTCCGATGACGGGCATGGAATTTCCGAAGAGGATTTGCCTTTGGCAGTTCAGCGTTATGCGACTTCCAAAATTCAAAGTTTCCGGGATCTGGAAAATGTATACACATTCGGATTTCGCGGAGAAGCGCTCGCTTCGATCGCTTCCGTTTCCCATTTAACCGTTGATAGCGGTATAGGGGAAGGTAGAACTGCTTTTCGGGTTCATGTGGAAGACGGAAAGATTAAAGAAAAGGAAATGATTCCTCATTTCAGGGGAACTAAAATCGAAATCAGGGATTTGTTTTACAACACTCCCGTTCGCCGCAAATTTCTCAAATCCGAGATCGGTGAGGAGAAAAAAAACAGAAACAGGGTGCAAGTCACGGCTCTCGCAGAACCGTCGATCGGTTTTCGTTATGTGCAAAACGGAAAAGAGGTTTTGAATGTTTCGAAAGAATCCCACTTCGAAAGAGTGCTTTCCGTATTCGGTGAAAACCTAAGAGACCATCTACTCCCCGTTCGTATAGAAAGAAACGGAGTTGTCCTGGAAGGTTGGATCTCTCATCCGGATTTTTACAAATCCAATAGAACGGGACAGTATTTCTATGTGAACAAACGTCCCGTAGAACTTAAGTTCAGCTCTCAAATTTTAAAAAAATGTTACGGAGAGTTGTTACCTTCGGGAGCACATCCTTACGCGTTTTTATTTTTTACAATTCCCCCTGAACATCTGGATGTAAATGTGCATCCTCAGAAAAAAGAAGTTCGTTTCTTGTCGGAAGAAACAATTACGGGGCTACTCTTCCAAGGGATCCAGAATGTTTTACGTTCTTCCACTCCTGTAGAGTTTTTGGAAATGCGTCGCCGACTTTCCATGCCGATTCCTTATGAAAGGGCTGAGGAAAACAGGCAGAGTTTTGGATTTGCAACCGGAGCCGGAGAAAGCCCTGGTCTAGGACTTCCTTCCACTTTGCCGTTTCGATCCCATTATTCTTTGGAAGGAGTGGAACCGGGGATCAACTTATTTCAGTTAAGCGACAATCCTAAAAAACACAATTCCTTCGTTCCTAAAAAACATTACGGAATTATTTTCGAAACATTTATCCTGGCCGAAGCGGAAGACGGACTTTATATCATAGACCAACATACAGCTCATGAACGGATTCGTTATGAAGAAGTGCTTCGCGATCTAAAACAAAAAGCATATAAGGCACAACCTCTTTTGACTCCGATTCGGATCGAGATGACAAAAGAGGAGGCGGAAGACGCGCTGAAACACAGTGAGTCTTTGGAAAAACTGGGGATACTTCTCGAACCTTTTTCGGGAGGAACAATCCTCGTCCGGGAAGTTCCCAGTTATATCGATCCCGGAAAAGAACAGGAAACCATTCTTGATTTTTTCGAACGAAAAGCGGACAAGGATGAATCCGAGTTATACGATGAGATGGCAAAATGCGTGGCTTGTCGTTCTGCAGTGAAAAAAGGAGATCAGATTTCCGATCAGATCATTGCAGAGTTATTGCAAAGGCTTTCCTATTGCGAAAATCCTTCTCTTTGTCCTCACGGCCGTCCTACTCTCATCAAACTTACCCGTTATGATTTGGAAAAAATGTTCCATAGGATTTAG
- a CDS encoding Fur family transcriptional regulator, which translates to MKTLTKHRELVLQDLMERKDHPTAKMVFESVRSKADRISFATVYNSLEYLVDNGMVNKLNIESDSVRYDAFLDKHSHLICRSCGMVMDIPSVTLPNLEFQHLGFEVEHVDINIIGRCQNC; encoded by the coding sequence ATGAAAACTCTGACAAAACACCGAGAACTTGTGCTCCAGGACCTAATGGAGAGAAAAGACCATCCTACGGCAAAGATGGTTTTCGAATCGGTACGTTCGAAAGCAGACCGAATCAGTTTTGCTACCGTTTACAATTCTTTGGAATATCTAGTGGATAATGGAATGGTAAATAAACTCAATATCGAATCCGACTCCGTTCGTTACGATGCATTCCTGGACAAACACTCCCATCTGATTTGCCGTTCTTGTGGAATGGTGATGGATATTCCATCGGTCACTCTTCCCAACTTGGAATTCCAGCATCTTGGATTTGAAGTGGAACACGTAGACATCAATATCATCGGTCGTTGCCAAAACTGTTAA
- a CDS encoding flavin reductase family protein, translated as MAVSSEKFKKALSLWASGVSVICYESKAKKGGITVSSFSSVSLDPPLVLFCLDKNSPAKEAIESANAFSVNILSSEQKQISADFASSSLDKEEVLAGQNPIRLVTGAPVLNGTLASLDCSLFQILDSGDHWIMIGHVEDSNSNENAPLLYFNRNYHTI; from the coding sequence ATGGCAGTTTCTTCCGAAAAATTTAAAAAAGCATTATCTCTTTGGGCAAGTGGCGTTTCCGTAATTTGTTACGAATCAAAGGCAAAAAAAGGCGGAATTACGGTTTCCAGCTTTAGTTCCGTTTCCCTGGATCCCCCTTTGGTACTCTTTTGTTTGGACAAAAATAGTCCTGCAAAAGAGGCAATCGAGTCCGCAAATGCATTTTCGGTGAATATTCTCAGTTCGGAACAAAAACAAATTTCCGCTGATTTTGCCTCTAGTTCCCTGGACAAAGAAGAAGTTTTAGCAGGTCAAAACCCAATTCGCCTGGTCACCGGTGCTCCCGTTCTGAACGGGACCTTAGCCTCCCTGGATTGTTCTTTGTTTCAAATTTTAGATTCAGGCGACCATTGGATCATGATCGGACATGTGGAAGACAGCAATTCAAACGAAAATGCTCCCCTGCTTTATTTTAACCGAAACTATCATACGATTTAA